One segment of Salvia splendens isolate huo1 chromosome 20, SspV2, whole genome shotgun sequence DNA contains the following:
- the LOC121781222 gene encoding receptor-like protein kinase, protein MENFIFSFALSIILLNSFTLSLNSTTDKYALTSFKNSITSLPYAFNWSQNTSVCDWTGVSCGLKHGRVTALNLSGYGLAGTVAPHLGNLTFLRYLDISSNSFAGILPFELSKLRRLKVMNMGMNSFTGEIPTWFGSLPQLEELYLFNNTFVGTIPSSLVNNSMLKTLHLYSNQLSGSIPHGIFSVSSLRDIRIRNNSLSGWLPNDMCNNMPNIKILVLSHNQIGGQIPPNIWKCKRLETLSLSYNNFNGNIPREIGRLRVLREMYLGYVDGFQGGIPIEIGNLSRLEILHIDHASLTGDIPSSIFNISSLRVLNLVQNNLSGHIPSNIWKCKHLENLGLDFNNLSGNIPPTIQNASMLRELYLGSNLFTGELPQEIGTLPMLESFSLSGNSLYGSIPSSIFNSSTLKRLGLSFNEFSGILPSDIGHSSINLKVLLLTYNKLSGQIPNSIINASKLTILEITGNSFSGSIPYFGNLKFLQRLLISENNLTGAEFPTQELTFISSLSNCRDLKYLDVASNPLNGLLPASLWNFSSSLQTIKASNNNIMGVIPPQVGNLTSLLNIYMDGNQLRGTIPPTIGELKQLQRLYLGRNQLVGSIPHDVCKMNNLGELSLSSNMLVGPIPECLGEVKSLKMINFGSNLLNSTIPANLWSLTDLVTLRLSSNNLNGPLSSRLGNLKLIRWLDLSANQLSGDIPGSIDGCQTLDLLNLSNNLFSGPIPQSLGKVRGLITLDLSYNNISGSIPKSLESLHFLESFNVSGNKLEGKIPDGGCFRNFSASSFSHNLALCGLIKFQVPPCPEYHHRSWVKKLIVPSVILGLLVEEVILVLYLKQHFLMG, encoded by the exons ATGgagaattttatattttcctttGCTCTTTCAATCATATTATTAAACAGCTTCACCCTCTCTTTGAATTCCACCACAGATAAATATGCACTTACTTCCTTCAAAAACTCCATCACTTCCCTCCCTTATGCCTTCAATTGGTCACAAAACACATCTGTTTGTGATTGGACTGGTGTATCGTGCGGCCTCAAACATGGCCGTGTCACTGCTCTCAATCTCTCTGGCTACGGCCTTGCTGGAACTGTCGCTCCACATCTCGGAAACCTAACGTTTCTGAGATATTTGGACATCAGTTCCAATAGTTTCGCGGGGATCTTACCCTTTGAGCTCTCTAAACTGCGCCGTTTGAAGGTAATGAACATGGGAATGAATTCATTCACCGGAGAAATACCAACATGGTTTGGCAGTTTACCTCAACTAGAGGAACTCTATCTGTTCAACAACACTTTTGTAGGTACAATTCCTTCATCTTTGGTTAACAATTCCATGTTAAAAACATTGCACTTGTACAGTAATCAATTGAGTGGATCCATTCCACATGGTATTTTCTCTGTGTCTTCACTCAGAGATATTAGAATTAGAAATAATAGCCTATCAGGTTGGCTCCCAAATGATATGTGCAACAATATGCCAAACATCAAAATTTTGGTACTTTCTCATAACCAAATTGGAGGGCAGATTCCACCAAATATATGGAAATGCAAACGTCTCGAGACGTTATCGTTATCCTATAACAATTTCAATGGCAACATCCCGCGTGAAATCGGGAGATTGAGGGTGCTTAGAGAGATGTACTTGGGATATGTTGATGGTTTTCAAG gAGGGATTCCAATAGAAATAGGAAATCTTTCAAGGCTAGAGATATTGCACATCGACCATGCTTCTCTAACAGGAGATATTCCTTCTTCAATCTTCAACATTTCTTCCTTGAGGGTCTTGAATTTGGTTCAAAATAATTTGTCAG GGCATATTCCATCAAATATATGGAAATGCAAACATCTCGAGAACTTAGGGTTAGACTTCAACAATCTCAGTGGCAACATTCCTCCTACAATTCAAAATGCGAGCATGCTTAGAGAATTGTACCTGGGATCCAATCTTTTCACAG GTGAATTACCACAAGAGATTGGCACTCTGCCAATGCTTGAGAGCTTCAGTTTGTCCGGAAATTCTTTATATGGATCCATCCCATCTTCCATATTCAACTCATCAACCTTGAAGCGATTGGGACTCTCATTCAATGAGTTTTCAGGCATTCTTCCTTCAGATATAGGCCATTCATCTATCAATCTTAAAGTGCTTCTTCTAACCTATAACAAACTCAGTGGCCAAATTCCAAATTCTATCATCAATGCTTCAAAACTTACCATCTTAGAGATTACTGGAAACTCATTCAGTGGCTCCATACCCTACTTTGGTAATTTGAAGTTCCTTCAACGACTTCTCATCTCAGAAAACAACTTGACTGGAGCGGAATTTCCAACTCAGGAGTTGACATTTATCTCTTCATTAAGTAATTGTCGAGATTTGAAGTACTTGGATGTAGCAAGCAATCCACTGAATGGCTTACTACCCGCTTCACTTTGGAATTTTTCTTCATCTCTTCAGACTATTAAAGCATCTAACAACAATATCATGGGTGTCATTCCGCCTCAAGTAGGAAATTTAACTAGTTTGCTCAACATATACATGGATGGAAATCAACTGAGAGGAACCATTCCACCAACAATTGGGGAATTGAAGCAACTCCAAAGATTATATCTTGGTCGCAATCAATTGGTAGGGTCTATTCCTCACGATGTTTGCAAGATGAATAATTTGGGGGAGTTGAGTCTTTCTAGTAACATGTTAGTAGGTCCAATACCTGAATGTTTGGGTGAAGTCAAATCTTTGAAAATGATCAACTTTGGCTCCAACCTATTGAATTCAACCATCCCTGCTAACTTGTGGTCTCTCACAGACCTTGTGACATTGAGATTATCCTCCAATAATCTGAATGGTCCATTGTCGTCTCGGCTTGGAAATTTAAAGTTGATCAGATGGTTGGATTTGTCGGCTAACCAACTTTCAGGTGATATTCCCGGCTCGATTGATGGTTGCCAAACATTAGACCTTCTTAACCTATCAAATAATTTGTTTAGCGGACCCATTCCTCAATCCTTGGGAAAGGTTAGGGGTTTGATAACATTGGACTTGTCTTACAATAATATTTCCGGATCAATACCCAAGTCCTTAGAAAGCCTACACTTTCTTGAAAGTTTCAATGTTTCCGGTAACAAACTGGAGGGAAAAATTCCAGATGGAGGTTGTTTTCGCAACTTCAGTGCTTCGTCGTTTTCCCATAACTTAGCTCTTTGTGGTCTAATAAAATTTCAAGTTCCACCATGCCCGGAATATCATCATAGATCATGGGTAAAGAAACTCATTGTGCCATCAGTGATTTTAGGTTTACTTGTGGAAGAGGTCATTTTGGTTCTGTATTTGAAGCAACACTTTCTGATGGGCTGA